Part of the Syntrophorhabdus sp. genome is shown below.
TCTTCAACATCTATCTTTCCCCCGATGTGGCCGACCTGATGTACGAGGAGGAAAAGACCTCTCTTGAACACCTGGAAACCACCTACGGGACAAAGGTGAACCTCATAGCCAATCCCGAGTTCACCATCGACAAGTTCCAGATAGAAGGGATAATGTAGCAGCCGTGAAGACCACAGTTCTCTCTCCCGCCAAGGTCAATCTCTACCTCAAGGTCCTTTCCCGAAGACCGGACGGCTATCACGATCTTCAGAGCCTTGTCGACCTTGTCTCCGTGTACGATACGATACACATCGAGGACATCTCCGGTGACGAGATCGTCATTGACGACGACAGGGGTATCCTTCCCCGGGGCGAGGAGAACACGGTCTACCGCGCCGTTCGGATGCTGCGAGAGGCGGCGGGTGTGAGGAAGGGCGTGCGCGTTTTCATCGAGAAGCGGATACCCATCGGCAGCGGCCTTGGCGGGCCGAGCAGCAATGCCGCGACGGTTCTGAAAGCGCTTTCCGCACGCTGGGAACCGGGGCTAAGTAATGAAGATCTCAACGGTATCGGCAGCCGGGTGGGTGCGGACGTCCCCCTCTTTCTCCATGGAGGGTCCTGCATCATGGAGGGGATAGGGGACGTGATCACACCGGTCCGTCTTCCCCGCGTATGGTACGTCATAGTTTACCCGAATGTCAGTGTATCGACGAAGGCCGTGTACGAGGGCCTGAGAATCGTGTTGACAAAGAAGCAAAACGATATTAAATTGATGGAAAATTTTAGTACTCCAAGACAAATTGCGGGCATTCTGGAAAACGATCTGGAATACGTCGCCCTAACGCTATGTCCGCAGATCCAGGGAATAAAGGATGCATTGAAAGGGACAAAGACCCTCGGTTCGCTGATGAGCGGAAGCGGTTCATCGGTGTTCGCTGTCTTCGAAAATGAACACGATGCGACTCAGGCATCGTTGGTATCGGCAATAAGGAAGATGGGTACTGTTTTTGTTGCGCACAGCGTGCAGGGAGGGGTAAACTAATGGAGATTACGGATGTAAGGATATTCCCCGTGGACGAGAAGCGAGTGAAGGCTTACGCATCGATCGTTTTTGACGATTGCTTCATCGTCCGCGATCTCAAGGTGATCCAGGGTGACAGCAAGTTCTTCGTCGCCATGCCGAGCAAGAAGATGAAGGACGGCTCATTTCGGGATACGGTGCATCCTCTGAACAACGCCACCCGACAGATGATCGAGGAGAGCGTTCTCGGCGCCTACGAACTGGAGTTGAACAGGGCTCAAGAAGCACTGTGACAATCATTTGGGGTGTCGTCAAGCGGTAAGACACAGGCCTTTGGAGCCTGCATTCGGAGGTTCGAATCCTCCCGCCCCAGTATACGCATATAACTCTCAGGAGGGTTTTGATTGGATAAACTCAGAATATTGACAGGCAACGCAAACCCGGAACTAGCAGAAAGGATCGGAAAGTATCTAGGCGTCAAGCTGGCGAAGGCCAGGGTGAACCAGTTCAGCGACGGAGAGGTCCAGGTTTCCATCGACGAGAGCGTGCGCGGTATGGATACCTTTGTCGTCCAGTCCACATGCCCGCCGGTGAACCACAACGTGATGGAGCTTCTCGTCATGCTGGACGCGCTGAAGAGGGCGTCCGCGGGCAGGATAACCGTGGTGATACCCTACTACGGATACGCCAGGCAGGACCGCAAGGTCCTCCCCCGCACATCGATCTCGGCACGGCTCGTGGCGAATCTCATAACCGTGGCCGGAGCTTCGAGGATACTGGCCATGGACCTTCACGCGGGCCAGATTCAGGGATTTTTCGACATCCCCGTTGACCATCTCTACGCGCTTCCCGTTCAGTTCGAGTATATAAAGAAGATAAAGGGGGACATCGTGGTCGTTTCCCCCGATGCCGGAGGTGTGGAGCGTGCCCGGGAACTGGGCAAGAGGATCAATGCCACGATCGCCATCATCGACAAGAGAAGGGAAAAGGCCAACGAATCGAAAGTGATGCATGTCATCGGCGACGTGAAGGGCAGGACGGCCATCCTCATCGATGACATGATCGATACGGGCGGGACCATCGTTCAGGCGGCCCAGGCCCTCGTGGACAACGGGGCAAAGGTCGTGTACGCGTGCTGTACGCACGCGGTGCTCTCGGGAGAGGCCATCCAGAAGATCAACAACTCGGCCCTCAAGGAAATGATAGCGACGAATACGATCCCGCTTTCCGAAAGCGGAAGGAAATCGAAGAAGATAAAAGTGCTGGACGTATCGCCCATTCTCGGAGAAGCCATAAAGAGAATACACAGCGGCGCGTCCGTAAGTTCGTTGTTCATATAGTTGGGAGGAACATCATGGAACAGGTTTTGATCAAGGCAGACAGAAGGAGCGCAACAGGAAAAGGTGTTGCGCGAAAGGCGAGGGCGGCGGGGAAGATTCCGGCGGTGCTCTACGGGGGCGGTGTTGATTCCGTTTCAATAACGATCTCATCGAAGGACTGGGACACTATCACGAGGCGCATGAAGAGGAACGTCATTCTCGACATGGAGATCCATGGCGGCGCAAGTGTCGAGAACAGGCCTGTTATGGTCAAAGAGGTGCAGAGGAACGGTGTGGGTACCGAGATCATGCACATCGATTTTCTCCAGGTCTCCATGGAGAAGACGGTCGAGGTGGAAGTCCCCATCCATCTTTCGGGCAAGTCCAAGGGCGAGGTCCTGGGCGGTGTCATCGACATCCATCTGAGGTCCATCAAGGTGGAGTGCCTCCCCGGCCAGATACCGGAAGAGATCGTCGTAGACTTGACGGAGCTCGATATCGGGGATTCCGTCCACGTGAGCGATATCTCCCTGCCCGGCGTCAAGCTCATCGAGCATGGGGATGTGGCGATCCTGAGCGTCGTGCCTCCAACGGTGGAAGAAAAGAAGGTGGCGACAGAGGAAGCGGCAGCTGAGGTTCCCGAGACAAAGGAGAAAGAGGAGTAAGGGTCCTTGCATTTATTGTGCGGACTTGGCAACAAAGGCTCCGAGTACTCTTTCACGCGGCATAACGTCGGGTATCTTGTCATCGACCGTTTTTCGGAACGTTTCAAGATACCCGTCAGAAAGAAAGATTCGGGTTGCAGGGTCGGGTTGAAGGATGACCTGGTCCTGGCAAAGCCCGACACCTACATGAATCTTTCCGGCGGCCCCATCGCCAGGCTGGCAGGAAAACTGAAAGTGCCGCCGGACCGCATGATCGTCATTCACGACGATATGGACATGGTTTTCGGCAGGATGCGGATTCGCCTCGGCGGCAGGGACGGCGGCCACAAGGGCGTGCGGTCTGTGATAGAGAGTCTGGGGGGCAGGGAGTTCTGGCGCCTCAAGATAGGCATAGGGAGGAACCCCTCCATGCCTGGCGAAGAATACGTGCTGTCACGGTTCGACGGGGATGAGGCCGGCGAGCTTGCGGAGATCATCGACATTGCCTGCGACGCCCTGAAGGTCTTCGTCTTTGAAGGCGGGTCAAAGGCAATGAGCCTCTTCAACAAGCGCGGACCGGAGTGAGTAAAGGGACATGAGCTTTTCGTGCGGTTTCATAGGTCTTCCCAATTCAGGGAAATCGACCATATTTAACGCACTTACCGCGCTGGCAGTGCCGTGTCAGCCCTATCCTTTCTGCACCATCGATCCCAACGTGGGTGTTGTCCCCGTTCCCGACGCGAGACTTTTCAAGCTGGCCGACCTCCTGAAGCCCGAAAAGGTCACGGAGACAACCATCGAGTTCGTCGATATCGCGGGTCTCATCAAGGACGCCCACAAGGGGGAAGGCCTGGGGAACAGGTTCCTTTCCCACATCAGGAACGTGGATGCCGTCGCCCACGTTATCCGGGCCTTCAACTCCGGACA
Proteins encoded:
- the spoVG gene encoding septation regulator SpoVG, encoding MEITDVRIFPVDEKRVKAYASIVFDDCFIVRDLKVIQGDSKFFVAMPSKKMKDGSFRDTVHPLNNATRQMIEESVLGAYELELNRAQEAL
- a CDS encoding ribose-phosphate pyrophosphokinase — translated: MDKLRILTGNANPELAERIGKYLGVKLAKARVNQFSDGEVQVSIDESVRGMDTFVVQSTCPPVNHNVMELLVMLDALKRASAGRITVVIPYYGYARQDRKVLPRTSISARLVANLITVAGASRILAMDLHAGQIQGFFDIPVDHLYALPVQFEYIKKIKGDIVVVSPDAGGVERARELGKRINATIAIIDKRREKANESKVMHVIGDVKGRTAILIDDMIDTGGTIVQAAQALVDNGAKVVYACCTHAVLSGEAIQKINNSALKEMIATNTIPLSESGRKSKKIKVLDVSPILGEAIKRIHSGASVSSLFI
- a CDS encoding 50S ribosomal protein L25 — its product is MEQVLIKADRRSATGKGVARKARAAGKIPAVLYGGGVDSVSITISSKDWDTITRRMKRNVILDMEIHGGASVENRPVMVKEVQRNGVGTEIMHIDFLQVSMEKTVEVEVPIHLSGKSKGEVLGGVIDIHLRSIKVECLPGQIPEEIVVDLTELDIGDSVHVSDISLPGVKLIEHGDVAILSVVPPTVEEKKVATEEAAAEVPETKEKEE
- a CDS encoding aminoacyl-tRNA hydrolase — protein: MHLLCGLGNKGSEYSFTRHNVGYLVIDRFSERFKIPVRKKDSGCRVGLKDDLVLAKPDTYMNLSGGPIARLAGKLKVPPDRMIVIHDDMDMVFGRMRIRLGGRDGGHKGVRSVIESLGGREFWRLKIGIGRNPSMPGEEYVLSRFDGDEAGELAEIIDIACDALKVFVFEGGSKAMSLFNKRGPE